From Bdellovibrio sp. KM01:
CCGGAACAGAAACCCGGCCCCTGGTAAGGCCATAACTTAACGGCGCCATCTGATTGGACGTTAGAATGAAACCACCACGATCCTCTAAAATTTCATTTTTTAAAACACTTATAAACTGACGGTGACGATATAGATCATGTCCAAACCATACGCCAAAACCCGCGCCCCACAGCAGTCCTAAAATTCGGGTGACACCCATCGAACCCTGGGATTTTACAAACTGGCTAAAACAGCCCAACTCCAACCCCTGATCGAAAGACATTAAGATCACCGCAAATGAAACCATCGACAGCAAAAACGCCGCTATCGTGATTCGCGACCACTGTCTTAAAAACTTTCCGCGCAATCCCTTAAAGGCAATAGTGCCCAAGGAAAAGGAACCGAAAAAGAAGATCGAACTTAAGCTTAAAACCACCAAAAGTTTCCACAGAAAATCCAACGTGCTCATGATCTACTGCCTTTGTTGGATTTATCAAAATCTGCGACGATCGCACGCAGCTTATCGATTTCCTCGGCACTAAGTTTTTTCTGACCGGCAAAGTAGTTAATCAAAGGAGAAACAGATCCACCCAGGGTACGCTCGACGAACTCTGTCACTTTCCCCTTCATGACTGTTTGCGCTTCGATTTTCTCTGAATATTTAAAAATCCCATCGACTTTAGTGCGAGTCAGAAAGCCCTTCGTACGCAGACGCTCCATCACTGTCAGGATGGTCGTTCGCGCCAGACCCTTTTGCTTTTCAAAATGATCGGCCACCTCACGTACCGAAAGATCTCCGTGTGTGGAAATGTAACGAAGAATTTCAATTTCTTGCTCACCTAAGCTGGGCAGTTTCTTCATGGAGACCTCGCTGACTACAATCGTAGTCTAGCGAAACTACAGCTGTAGTCAACTAGCTTAAAAGTCCAGTTTCATCTTGATACAAAAGACATAAAAAAAGCCGCTGTTTTGGCAGCGGCTTTAAATCAATTACTTTTTAGCTTTTCGAGTGACGACCTTTTTAACTCCCAGAGCTTGGGCCTTGTCTTTCGCGGACTCAGCACTCTTCAAGGATTTCTTAGGTGCGGCTGGCGCTTCCTTGGCGGCTTTCGTCGCAGCCTTAGGAGCCTTCGCTGCTTTCGGAGCAGACTTGGCCTTACCTTTACCTTTAGAGCCCTTCGCAGGACCCTTCTCGTTGATCAAGCCCACTGCTTGTTCCAATGTGACTGTTTCAACAGTCGTACCCTCTGGCAACGAAGCGTTGACCTTACCACTCTTAATGTAAGGACCATAAGGACCATTGAAAACTTGAATCGCATCACCCGTCTCTGGATGAGCACCTAAATCACGAAGTGCCGCCGCTTTACCGCGACCTTTCTTAGGCTGAGCCAACATTTCCATCGCGCGTTCGAAGGTAATAGTCAAAACGCTTTCACCCTTAGGGATAGAACGATAATCGCCATCATGAACAATGAATGGACCAAAACGACCCAAGCCTGCCTTGATGTCTTTTCCTGTGCCCGGGTGATCACCCAGGCTGCGCGGCAAGGACAACAGATCCAAGGCCGTTTGCAAATCAACCTGCTCCGGCTGCATATTCGGTGGAAGTGACGCACGTTTTGGTTTGTCGTTTTCAGGTGATACATCACCCAATTGAACATACGGACCATAACGACCGCTCAAAACATAAATCGGCTCGCCTGTTTTAGGATCTTTACCCAAAGCATCGGCACCATTGATTTTTTGATCGATCAATTTTTCTGCGATTTCAGGCGTGATATCCGCTGGTGATTCATTATCTGGAACCGATGCGCTGACGTCTTCGCCATCACGTTGGGTTGTCAGGTACGCACCATAACGGCCGACGTGGAATTTATATTTATCCATGCCTTCCAAGGACATTGTACGTGCTTCATCGGGATTGATTTTTTCTTCTTGGCTATCAACCATGGCACGCAAACCTTTAGGGCCTTTGTAAACGGAGGCAAGATAGCTTTCCCAATCCAATTCACCGTCTGCAATATTATCCAGGCTTTGTTCCATTTCAGAAGTAAAGCCCAAGTCCACATACTGAGTCAGATAGCTGCTCAACAGTTTCGATACGATCATCGCCGTGAATGTCGGAATCAATGCCGTGCCACCCTTACGAACATATCCGCGATCGATGATAGTACCGATAACAGATGCATACGTTGACGGACGACCGATGCCTTCTTTCTCCATCGTTTGTACAAGGCTTGCCTCGGTATAACGAGCTGGAGGTTTTGTTTCATGAGAAGTTGGGTCAAGTTTAGTGCACTTCACAGAGTCTTTGACTTTAAGTGCCGGCAAACGCACTTCGCGTTCTGCCAAATCTGCTTCTGGATCGTCAGAGCCTTCAACATACGCACGCAAGAAACCTGGGAATTCGATCGTCATACCAGAAGCACCAAAGATCGCATCACCTACAGTGATTTTTGCGCTGACTTGTTTTTGACGAGCATCAACCATTTGCGATGCAATCGTACGTTTCCAAATCAAATCGTAAAGTTTGAACTGATGACCTGTCAGACCCGTTTCGTCTGGATCTTGGAACTGTGTGCCCGCGGGACGAATCGCTTCATGGGCCTCTTGGGCACCTTTTACTTTTTTAGCAGCGTAAGTGCGCGGCTGAGGCGTTAAGTACTCTTTGCCATATTTTGAAGTGATACAATCGCGGGACGCACTGATCGCCTCATTAGACAAGAACGTCGAGTCCGTACGCATATAGGTGATGAAACCTTGCTCGTACAGCTTTTGCGCAACCTGCATCGTTTCACGAGCAGACAAGCCCAACTTACGATTCGATTCCTGTTGCAAACTTGAAGTGATGAACGGCGCTGCCGGTTTTCTAAACGTTGGTTTTTCCTCAACATCAGAAACTGTCCATGGACCTGATTTCAAATCAGCTGAAAGTTTTGAAGCTTCTTTCTCGCCCAGAACCAAAACATCTTTACCAGCCGTCAGCTGACCCGTCAGACCATCAAAGTCTTTACCCGTCGCCACACGTTGCTGTTTGAATTGCTGCAAACGAGATTCGAAGTTCACGCCATCTTTCGACAGCTCCGCCAACACACCCCAGTAAGCAGACTTTTTAAAGCGGATGCGTTCTTGCTCACGTTCAACGATCAAACGCACCGCCACAGACTGCACGCGACCCGCTGACAAACCGTAAGCCACTTTCTTCCAAAGAAGTGGAGAGATCGTGTAACCCACCAGTCGGTCGAGCACACGGCGCGCCTCTTGGGCACGGACCAGGTTGAAGTCAATCTCACGCGTGTCTTTCAACGCTTTTTGAATCGCATCTTTAGTGATCTCGTGGAACACCATTCGTTTTGTCGGAACTTTTGGTTTTAGAACTTCAAGCAAATGCCAGCTGATAGACTCCCCCTCGCGGTCTTCATCGGTCGCGAGATAGAGCTCTGAGGCTTCGTCGAGTTTGTCTTTAAGGTTTTTAACGACTTTCGTTTTGTCCTTAGGGATGCAATAAAGAGGTTCAAAGTTTTTATCAACGTTGACCCCAAGCTGCGCCCACTTTTCTTTTTTTACTTTTTCAGGAATGTCTTTTGCGGATTGAGGCAAATCGCGGATGTGTCCCATGCATGACTCAACAACGTAGTCTCTTCCCAGAAACTTACGAATAGTTTTTGCCTTTGTCGGTGACTCCACGATGACGAGTTTGATTCCGTCGGATGCCGCGTCAGTTTTTTTGGCCATGTACCCAGCCCTTCATCCGGCTTGTAACCGGGATATAATATATAGACAAAACATGAATGCTGAACCCTCATTAGGCAAGTCTGAATTTTGACAACCAGTACCAAAAGCAGATACCTTGTGAGGATGAAACCAATTTCAGCATTCACCTCATCCCTCAAATATTTGCTCACGGATATCGACGACACTCTGACAGATGAGGGTCTTTTAGGAGCAGAAGCCTATGAAGCGATGTGGGCATTGCACGATGCTGGAATAAAAGTCATCCCTGTCACAGGTCGCCCTGCCGGCTGGTGTGAAATGATCGCCCGCGTGTGGCCTGTCAGTGGCATCATCGGTGAAAACGGCGGTTTTTATTTCCGTTATCATGGCAAAAAAATGCACCGCCATTTTTTCTTTGACGAGGAAACACAGAAAAGCAACCGCGCAAAACTGAATTTGCTTGAAAAAGAAATCCTTCAAAAAGTACCAGGCAGCGATTTGGCCAGCGATCAATTCTGTCGCATGATGGATCTGGCCATTGATTTTTGTGAAGACGTTCCGGCACTGCCAAAAAGCGAAGTGCAAAAAATCGTGGATATTTTTAAGGCCCACGGCGCACAAGCCAAAGTCAGTTCCATCCACGTCAACGGGTGGTTTGGTTCTTACGACAAGCTTTCCATGTCTCTTAAATTTCTGCAGCAAGAGTTCGGTGTCTCGGCCGAAGATTCCAAAAAATTCTGCGGCTTTAGCGGCGACTCCCCTAATGACGAACCCATGTTTCAATATTTTCCAAATAGTTTTGCCGTGGCAAACATTCAAAACTTTGTTGATCAAATCAAATTTCATCCCACATATGTGGCTCAGAAACGTGGTGGTTTGGGTTTCACAGAAATTGCCAGTGCCATTCTGAAATACAAATGATTATTGCGCCTAACTAACCCTCCTTCGCCAAAGCTTCGGCGGGCCGGACGGTGATTGAAATCTGAACATCCATCGAGTCCTAGCCTTTGGTCTAAAGCTCCGGAATTCTTGAACCGATAGGACTTCTATTGGAGAAAGGAGTTTTCCATGGTCAGCGCACAGGCACGTCAGTACATCGCTAACAAATTGGAAGAACAAGCCAAACAAAACTGGCTTTTTAATCATCTCAAATTCGAAGGGGAAGTTTCGAAGCAGGGACCCAACCGTGTGTACGGTTTCGCCGATGTCCATATCACACTGAACTCTAAGGGTGAGTTGTGGGTGGAAAGTCCGAAGTATCGCAACTTCATTTCAGCGGACAGCTACAACACCGCCAAGGAGGCTGTGGATCTACTGTACAATCAGCTGCGATACATTGATGACAATTACGATCGCCTGCAAAGCAATCCCGAGATCTGGGTCAAGAAAGGCCTCTTCTCCCGCATCAAGAATCGCTTTGCCTCGTAAACGGTTGCTGGCGCTAGCCGCCAGCAAAGCTCATGGATTTAATCAATACATCTGGAGCGATCAAACTGCGACCTGGGCGATCATAAGCATCGCCCAGCTCTACGATATCACGCAGAACATCAAGCACATTTCCAGAAACCACGAATTGATCGATGGGCCCCATGCACTTGCCGTTCTCATACAAGAACCCTTCCGCTGGCATCGACAGATCCCCAGTTGAATCCTTAAAGCCCGCGTGCAAGCCACCGGTGAATTTCGTGATGTGAACAGTCTGACCCGGATTCAATGAAAGCAACTGCTCTTGAGTCTTAGTGCCTTTCGCAACCACCAGATTCGTAGGCCCAATATCCATGGGTGAACTCGGTCCACGAGATGCATTCGCCGTGTGAGGCAAATTCATGCGTTTTGAGTATTCCAGATTGGTCAGATAGTTTTTTAATACACCGTTTTCAAAAAGAACTGTTTTCTGCGAAGGAGCCCCTTCGGAGTCAAAAGGTCTTACCGCAGTTCCATTCATTTCAAACGGATCATCCACCAGATTGAATTTTTCGCCAGCCACTTTTTGACCAATACGGCCTTTCAATAAGGATTTGTTCTCATGAACTTCTTTCGCCGAGAGATATGACAGCAACATCGCCAGCACGGTTGGGAAAACCTTGCGATCCAAGACGACCGGATAATTTCCTGTTTTAAGCTTGGTAGCACCTAAATACTTAACCGCATTGTTCACACTCGTGCGTGCCACTTCATCCGTGTTGATTTTATCAAATGAACGAACAAAGAATCCATCACCACCCATTTTAGACGTCTCGCCCTCTTTCGCCAAGGGTGCGGTTCTGCCAACGTAATAGTTCTGTTTGAATTCTTGATCCACGCCTTCGCTATTCAGAATACGCATAAAGCTTAAACCTTGAGAAAATCCTGAATAGGGAACGGCCTGCACACGAGAATCCAAAGTCAGACACTTTTCTTCCAGAGCTTTCGCCACTTCCATTTTCTTTTCCATCTCAATTTCTTCGGGATTGAAAAGATTCAGGGCGTGATAAGCCGCAGGCTTCATCATAGGAATTTCAAACTGATCATCGCTTTGCACGGTCTTGGCATTGTTCAACGCTTCTTTATAAGTGCGCATCAGGGCGTCTGCCGATAGATTTTCCGTGTAGGCATACCCTTGGCTGGCACCCAGCAAAACACGAAGACCCGCCGTCTGAGTTTGTGTGGATTCAAAAGTGTTCAATTTCTTTTTTTGAAAACCCAAATCAAGACTTTCGCCACCGGAAATCAGCATTTCAACTTTGACGCCGTCTTGTTTTGCTTGCGCCGCAATTGTTTGGAAGCTTTGTTTAATAGTGTCCATTAGCCTGCTCTCCCACCAACCATAAGACTTGAAACCAAGATCTGCGGTTGACCCACAGCTGCCGGGATCGAGCCACTCACAGAGCCGCACATACCCGTCGCCAATTTCAATTCATTAGAAACTTTTGTGATTTTACCCAAAGTATCGATACCACGCCCGATCAGGCAGGCCCCTTTTACCATTTCTTCGATGCGACCTTTTCTGATGATATAGGCTTCACGAACTTGGAAATTGTAATCGCCCGTTCCTGGATTGACCGAGCCTCCGCCCATGTTTTTCGCGTAAAGACCATAATCCACGTCGCGGATCATTTCTTCAAAAGAATCCTTACCCGCATCAATAAATGTGTTTCTCATACGAGAAGCCGGCGCGTACTTGTAAGACTGGCGACGACCACTGCCTGTCACGTCATAACCTGTTTGGCGTGAACCCATCTCATCGACGATGTAAGATTTCAAAACACCGTTTTCAATCAAAGTTGTGCGTTTCGTTTTGTTGCCTTCGTCATCGATATTCAGTGAACCCCAACCATTTTTGATCGTTCCATCATCGATAGCGGTGACACACTCATTGGCAATCTTCTGGCCCATCTTACCGCAAAACACAGAGGATTCTTTAGCAACAGCCGTGGTTTCAAGACCGTGCCCACAAGCTTCGTGGAAGAGGACTCCCCCGAATGAGTTATCAATCAAAACCGGCATCTCGCCCGCTGGTGCAAATTTAGCTGTCGTAAGTCCCATGGCGCGATCTACGTTTTCATGGGCAAAGTTTTGCATATTTAAACCATCATACAATTCAGAAGTTCCCATGTGCCCATAACGTTCACTGGAACTTTCCTTGACACCCATGTGCTCAACGAAAACTTCCATATTCAAACGGCTATAGGCGCGTTCATCATAAGCCATCAAACCGCGAGAATTTGCGATTTGGACTTTTTGAAACTTTTCATTCAAAGCGGCTTCCACCTGAGTGACAGCGGAATTACGATTGCGCGCGTGCTGATCAACGGAATTCAACCATTTGAATTTACGTTCGCGGTTCATCTCCCAAGGCTTTTCACCATAGGTATGAACCGTATCAAATGGCACCTGCATCAACGGCATTGATTTCTTACCTTCGCCAGTGCCACGGCTTTTCGCTGCATTCAGTGCCGCTTTAACCAAGCCCTGCTCAGTCAGATCATTCGTGGTCACATACACAATTTCATGACCAAAGAACAAACGAATCCCAGCACCGTAAAGCTGGCCCACAATGGCTTGGTCTGCTTTGGAACTCAAAATAGAAAGGTTGGAAGAGTAAGTGTCTTCGACAAAGATATCCGCGAAATCCGCTCCTGTGGAAAGTGCGGCATCCAGAGCTTTGGTCAGAATCTGAGGTTGAACGATCATGAAATCCCCCTATGAGAAAAAAGCATATCCCAGAGAGAAAACAGTCCCAACTGAAAAACCTGCGGCACTCTGCAATAGGTCCGAAGGTACTGCATCACGGTGCTTGTCTCTTTTTGAGACACTGGAAGTGACCTGACCAGATTATCAACAGCTCGTTGCGTGGAATGTCACGAAAGCTACGCCCACCCCTGTAATCCAATTAAACGGCACCTTGACTCATTTTTAATGGCCCACCCCTTGCTCATATAGAACTTAGAGATGGGTTCTAACTTCTGAAACCCGTGGTGGAGACTATTGTGAGCAACTTTAAAGTCTTTAAATATATGAGAAACGCGATCCCAGGGTTAACAATCCTGGCAGCGCTTTCTTTTGCTGCTCCAACGTTTGCCGCTCAGTCTCCTGCGACTTCTAACACAATCAAGGTGAAGCGCCCCGTGACGACTCCAGAAGAAAAATCCTGGTCCGTAGACTTAGGCTTAGAAACATATAGTAATCTAATGAAAGAAGACGCTTACGAACGCGATTCTGCAACTTCCTTGGAAGTTTCCGCTGGATACCGTTTCAATAAGATCACTTCTATGCGCCTTACTGGAACTCTGGTTAAAGAGAACTCTGGTGCTCAAAACACATATTTTGATAATACAATCGCTTCGTTAAGCTTTAAAACTCCGCTAACTACAGATACGGCATGGATTAATACACTTGCTGGTGTTCTTCCAACAAACCGTCAATTGCAAGATGAAACATCTTATCAGGGTGCTGTTCGTATCGGAACTAAGCTAGCTTTCAACAACCTATTTTGGAGCAGCTCTGCAACAACAGCTTTGCAGGCAACTCGCAATTTCCATGAATACAATGTGACGGCAGATGGTGGTTTCAATATCCGCAACAACCTTCAAGGCGTGCTGACTTACAACCTTCCATTGTTCTCCAAACTGTCTTTGCAAACTCTTTTCGTTTACACGACAGGCTGGACTTACCTTGAAGACACCCGCCAAAAATTCAGCGTCGGCGCTGACCTGGCTTGGCAATTTACTCCAGCGTTTTCTGGTTATATCGGGACTTCAAACGAAGGAAATGCCCTTAAAGCAAACGGAATTGATTCAAACATCGAATTCTTTAACGACACGAGTTCGATCGTTAAAGCGGGTTTGAGCTATAGCATTTAATTTTAAGTTTTTGTTTTTTGAGATTTTTGAAGAGGAGAGAGTATGAACAGCAACATTAAACGCAAAATTCCCCTAACAGGTGCTTTGCTGCTGGCCATTTCAACAGTCATGATTTCTTGTACGAAAGAAGTTCCGTACAAGGAGGTCTTTAAAGAAAACGTTGAAACGAAATCAACTCTGTCACCAGATGACGAATACCTTTTCGTGGCGTCTTCGGACTTATCAAACAACGACGACGCGGGGGTCTCTTCTGCTCTGCCTTTCTGGCAAGGAACTGAGAAAATCGTAAAATTCCGCTTTACTGAAAACACTTTGCAAGTTGTTGAAGCTGGCGACGACGCCCGCATCACTAAAGACAACACATTGAACAACCGCGTTTTGTTGGAAATCCCAATCAAACATGTTCAATACCGTTGTGCCGAAGACCGCTACGGCAAATGTACAAACAAAGAAGAAGAAAACAGCGAAATCAACTGGACTAAAAAGGCCAATTTCATCCCAGACTTTAACGGCATGAAAACGACAGGCATGTCGGTGTTACCAGTGGAAATGCAACAACTTTACGGCTTCTCTTGTTTTAACGAGACATCCTCTCGCTTTTTGAACTATGAACTCAAAGATGGCTCTTTGAACATTCAAATTGAAAAAGTATTCCGTGGGACGCCGGCTTGCCTGGGTACACAAATGTACTCCATCAGCAGCGTTGATGAATTGCAAAGCCAAATCATCTATCACTACTCGTTCAATAAATTGAGCAAAGTAACGTCCCCGAACTATAAAAAAATCGACTACCCAAAAGCTGATAAAGATACTTTCGGTTTCTTCACCAGCGAAAACCGCAAGTACGACGTTGATTTGAGCCGCACTCAAGCGAATCAAAAAGAGTGGATGAATCGTTGGAATCCAGACAGAAAAGAAATCGTTTATTACATGTCTGACAATTTCAATAAACCTCAATATCAGTCTATTAAAGAGGCAACTCGCACAGCTTTTGACCGTGTAAACGCCGGTCTTAAAGCGGCGGGCCTTGAAATGCGCTTGGTTCTTAAAGATCCAGACCACAAACAACCAGGTGACACACGCAATAGTATGATCGTGATGGTTGAGGACCCTGTTTCCGGTGGTCCATTGGGATACGGTCCAACTGTGGCAAATCCTCGCACGGGGGAAATCATCAGCGGTCGCGTGGCGATGTACTATGGTAACTTCGTTCAAGGTGTTCGTTACACTTACGATGAAGTTGTTAAAGAACTTCAAAACTCTGGCGACATCGAATTGACAAAATCTTATGCGAAAGCAAAACCTGGTGCCGCTACCGAAGCAGCCCAAGCAGCCATTTCTGAGGCGATGAAAGCCAAATTGACGGCCGATACTTACGCTAAATACGTACACGCAGATACAGTTGGTTACAAAGTTGGCAATTCCTATACTGCTTTAAAAAAAGGTTCCACGGACACAATTCAAACAGGTTCTTTGGTGTCTAAAGCCAACATGAAGCAAAACTCTGCGGCTCTTCGCCAGCAGGTTCACGCTCAGCTTAAAAACATGACGAAAGTTTCTGCACGCTACAATGCACGCACAAGCCTGAAAGCTGCTGCTGATGCTGACGAAGGCATCCAGCAAAACGCCGCAGCACAGACGATCGACACGTTGTCAGCACAATCTAAATACTGCAACTACCCGTCTGAACTTTTCCCATTCAGCGAATACATCAAGAAAGCTTTGATCGGTAAACTTGGTAAGAACATGAAGTTGTGGAATGACTTAAGCGACTCTGAAAAAGAACAAGTGATCGCGATCATCATGCCTGAAGTTTGGGTTCCAACTTTGGTTCATGAATTGGGTCATAACTTGGGTCTACGTCATAACTTCCAAGGTTCTGAAGACAGAATGAATTTTTACACAGAGGGCGAGCTTGCTAAAATGGGCGTGAAACACGAAATCCCATACAGCTCTGTGATGGACTATGGTTACAGCGAATTGAACCTGCTTCCAACTTTGGGAAAATACGACATCGCAGCTTTGCGCTTCGGTTACAGCCGTAAGGTCATGACTGAAACAGGTGCAACAGTTGATGTTCCAGAAACATTGACGAAACTCCAAGCAGAAAAGAAAGACTTGGTTCTTCGTGACTTTAAGTATTGCTCTGATGAAAGTGTTGAACTGTCTGCGAATTGCAAACGTTTCGACAAAGGGACGACATTTGTTGAAATCGTCAATCACCTGATTGAAAGCTATCAGCAACGTTACTTGGTAAGAAATTTCCGTAACGGCCGCGAAAGCTTCTCGAAAGTTCAAGAAGGCGGTTACTACAGCGGTCGTTTGGATAACTTCCAATACATCCGTAACTTTATGGAGATCTACTCTTCCATCAAGAACCAATTCGCCCTTGACGATGACTCTTTGGATTGGACTTTTGATCCAGACATGAAAGATCTAAAACAAGCGGCTTTGATTTCCGGCCGCTTCTTCCTGGATGTGATGAAAACACCAGAGGTTCTGTGTGCAGTTGCTAAGAAAGACAACCTGAAATTGGTTACAGACATCGGTGCCCTTAAGTCAATCGATCCAAGCGCCAACAGCTGCTGGGAACTTGAATTGGCTGATCCGAATCTAGTGATCGTAGCTCAAGGTGGTAAAAACTTTAACGACGTTCGCTTCCGTTCGAACCCTTCGTCTTATGCTGATCAGATCGATATCCGTGGTATCGGTCCGGATAAGTTGGCAGCGGCTGAAGCTTTGTTCGTACGTATGACAAGCGAAGTACGCCAGCACGAAGATAACTACATGGATATCAAAGATTTGGCTCCAGAGATCTCAGCTACCGTGGCTTCCTTGTTGTTTGACCAAGTCAATACAAACGTAGAATTCCGCGACCAAGCTGGAAATCTCTACCTGAATACAAAATGGAAGTTCGATGTGTTCTCAGCCCCAGGCAGCGTGAACAAAGGAAAAGACACTCACTGGTTTGATGTTCCGATGGTTGAATCGGCTCAACGCCGCATGGGTCTGCCTAACCACAAAGTCAGCTTCCAGGAAAAGCTATTGAATGTGATTTCAAAACGCATGGGCAGCTCTCAATCGCACTATGCAGAAGACAAAGCTTTCTTGGATCAGTTCCGAGTGAACCGCATCGCAAAAACATCCGTGATGAACTCGGAAAATGCCGTCAGCTCCCGCGATGTGGGCTCTTTCAAAGCGGTGGCATTGGCTAACAACGCGATCGCCTTGGATGCAATGTCTTCGATCACTAAAATGGATCTATTGACGAGCATGAAAGATAAAGAACTGGAAGACCTGCGTATCGCAAGAACAGCCGTACGCCGCGCTTCAACACCAGTTCCAGCGACGGATGCGAAATACAAAGATGTCACTGTAAACGACATCAATATGTTCAAAGCCGGCGCTTTGCCAGCAAAAGACAAACTTGAGTATCTTTTAACAATCCTGCCTGGTGCAGAAGAAGCTAAGTAATTTTCCGAAGAGAGAGGAAACGATTATGAAAAAACTAATTCTAGCGAGCGCTCTTCTGATGATCACTGCGGGCTGTACTCAAGGTACTAAGTCCCGCAATTCCTCGCAAGCAACGGGAGCTCAGGAACAAACACAAACAGGTCCTACGCAAGACATGAGTGCAGCGGACGCGGCTAAGCAGGCGCAGGCCACTGCTGATGATGGCATCATCGACTCGACTTCCCGTCAAGACGCTTTAAAAAACCTAACTTTGAAACTTTACGAATCCACGTTCCGTCTGCAAATGGATGTAATGTCTGAAAAGTTACAAGACGACAATTCAAAATTGTTACGTGAGTTCATCACGAAAAAATTCTCTCCTAAAGGGGAATCTCTTTTGCAAGCGTTAAGCTCTGGCGACATCAAATCCACGATCACTTTGAAAGACCTGCAAATCGCAGCGTCTGATAAAGACATGCAGTTCCAAGCGTTGCTCATGGGCTTTAAAAAGATCGCAGCCGATGGTGGGTTCACTAAGGAACAACAAACTGGCATTGAGAAAGCATTAATCGAACGTCAAAGCCTGATCACACCATCTCCACAAGAGCAAAACAGAATTATCGCGGTTTCTGAGCACATCTCAAAGAAGGCGAAAACCTTGATCCAAGTTATGCATAGTGGTGCTCAAGACGAGACAGTTTGCCAAGGTTACGGTTATTTCTTGGCGAACTTCAATGCTCTTCTAACAGACAGCAAAACGTTCCGCTTGCCTCAGACGA
This genomic window contains:
- a CDS encoding TldD/PmbA family protein: MIVQPQILTKALDAALSTGADFADIFVEDTYSSNLSILSSKADQAIVGQLYGAGIRLFFGHEIVYVTTNDLTEQGLVKAALNAAKSRGTGEGKKSMPLMQVPFDTVHTYGEKPWEMNRERKFKWLNSVDQHARNRNSAVTQVEAALNEKFQKVQIANSRGLMAYDERAYSRLNMEVFVEHMGVKESSSERYGHMGTSELYDGLNMQNFAHENVDRAMGLTTAKFAPAGEMPVLIDNSFGGVLFHEACGHGLETTAVAKESSVFCGKMGQKIANECVTAIDDGTIKNGWGSLNIDDEGNKTKRTTLIENGVLKSYIVDEMGSRQTGYDVTGSGRRQSYKYAPASRMRNTFIDAGKDSFEEMIRDVDYGLYAKNMGGGSVNPGTGDYNFQVREAYIIRKGRIEEMVKGACLIGRGIDTLGKITKVSNELKLATGMCGSVSGSIPAAVGQPQILVSSLMVGGRAG
- a CDS encoding HAD family hydrolase, with amino-acid sequence MKPISAFTSSLKYLLTDIDDTLTDEGLLGAEAYEAMWALHDAGIKVIPVTGRPAGWCEMIARVWPVSGIIGENGGFYFRYHGKKMHRHFFFDEETQKSNRAKLNLLEKEILQKVPGSDLASDQFCRMMDLAIDFCEDVPALPKSEVQKIVDIFKAHGAQAKVSSIHVNGWFGSYDKLSMSLKFLQQEFGVSAEDSKKFCGFSGDSPNDEPMFQYFPNSFAVANIQNFVDQIKFHPTYVAQKRGGLGFTEIASAILKYK
- the topA gene encoding type I DNA topoisomerase; translation: MAKKTDAASDGIKLVIVESPTKAKTIRKFLGRDYVVESCMGHIRDLPQSAKDIPEKVKKEKWAQLGVNVDKNFEPLYCIPKDKTKVVKNLKDKLDEASELYLATDEDREGESISWHLLEVLKPKVPTKRMVFHEITKDAIQKALKDTREIDFNLVRAQEARRVLDRLVGYTISPLLWKKVAYGLSAGRVQSVAVRLIVEREQERIRFKKSAYWGVLAELSKDGVNFESRLQQFKQQRVATGKDFDGLTGQLTAGKDVLVLGEKEASKLSADLKSGPWTVSDVEEKPTFRKPAAPFITSSLQQESNRKLGLSARETMQVAQKLYEQGFITYMRTDSTFLSNEAISASRDCITSKYGKEYLTPQPRTYAAKKVKGAQEAHEAIRPAGTQFQDPDETGLTGHQFKLYDLIWKRTIASQMVDARQKQVSAKITVGDAIFGASGMTIEFPGFLRAYVEGSDDPEADLAEREVRLPALKVKDSVKCTKLDPTSHETKPPARYTEASLVQTMEKEGIGRPSTYASVIGTIIDRGYVRKGGTALIPTFTAMIVSKLLSSYLTQYVDLGFTSEMEQSLDNIADGELDWESYLASVYKGPKGLRAMVDSQEEKINPDEARTMSLEGMDKYKFHVGRYGAYLTTQRDGEDVSASVPDNESPADITPEIAEKLIDQKINGADALGKDPKTGEPIYVLSGRYGPYVQLGDVSPENDKPKRASLPPNMQPEQVDLQTALDLLSLPRSLGDHPGTGKDIKAGLGRFGPFIVHDGDYRSIPKGESVLTITFERAMEMLAQPKKGRGKAAALRDLGAHPETGDAIQVFNGPYGPYIKSGKVNASLPEGTTVETVTLEQAVGLINEKGPAKGSKGKGKAKSAPKAAKAPKAATKAAKEAPAAPKKSLKSAESAKDKAQALGVKKVVTRKAKK
- a CDS encoding BlaI/MecI/CopY family transcriptional regulator is translated as MKKLPSLGEQEIEILRYISTHGDLSVREVADHFEKQKGLARTTILTVMERLRTKGFLTRTKVDGIFKYSEKIEAQTVMKGKVTEFVERTLGGSVSPLINYFAGQKKLSAEEIDKLRAIVADFDKSNKGSRS
- a CDS encoding TldD/PmbA family protein, with product MDTIKQSFQTIAAQAKQDGVKVEMLISGGESLDLGFQKKKLNTFESTQTQTAGLRVLLGASQGYAYTENLSADALMRTYKEALNNAKTVQSDDQFEIPMMKPAAYHALNLFNPEEIEMEKKMEVAKALEEKCLTLDSRVQAVPYSGFSQGLSFMRILNSEGVDQEFKQNYYVGRTAPLAKEGETSKMGGDGFFVRSFDKINTDEVARTSVNNAVKYLGATKLKTGNYPVVLDRKVFPTVLAMLLSYLSAKEVHENKSLLKGRIGQKVAGEKFNLVDDPFEMNGTAVRPFDSEGAPSQKTVLFENGVLKNYLTNLEYSKRMNLPHTANASRGPSSPMDIGPTNLVVAKGTKTQEQLLSLNPGQTVHITKFTGGLHAGFKDSTGDLSMPAEGFLYENGKCMGPIDQFVVSGNVLDVLRDIVELGDAYDRPGRSLIAPDVLIKSMSFAGG